The proteins below are encoded in one region of Leptolyngbya sp. CCY15150:
- a CDS encoding NACHT domain-containing protein produces the protein MLETVVGAIAGPIFEQVFKVGKFVTDDMEKTKRNVNDINKRLAACQKYEQRYRDRHGRIKIMPGLMKEDVPLESVYTAIKLLDDRSRRYFRTEQDLEEAYRQSARRSFQLGTGKRHDGMEVANQHQFLMVLGAPGIGKSTFLRKLGMEALKPDSQLQKGQIPVFIELKTMKDPGLNLVEVIAKEFEVCGFPAAQDFTNCAISQGKLLILFDGLDEVPTLNLNHVTECIENFVDQYDQNCFVASCRIAAYKSSFRRFTDVTIAEFDDEQIEQFIRRWFHSDLDNREKTADKYWQLLSQPEHKATKELAQTPLLLTFLCLVYDREQILPPNRSTLYGDALNILMKEWSAQKRLERDPIYEGFHPDLEKELLAQIAYDSFKQDQLFFSKKDITERIAEFLADTLNAPKHLDGAAVLKAIEVQQGILVERATNTYSFSHLTIQEYLTAQYIVDQGLVDELVEQHIIDKRWREVFLLVAGLLRGRIQTLLSKMEKSAGVYAAKSQKVENLIAWAQYITDTQNASLNTRAAALSIASASNRNIDIDIARASGIDITIDIARDIAIDIARARDIDIDIDRTRARARDIDRAIAIARDSARDSASLIYAIQDNIFTSKTLEELPKKLNQLQESIPRRDAPSQEWKDWANRLLEAWLNGFNLTKENTSFTKEEAQTLVNYLYITELLIRCKEAATRISKKDWEAMESRLLTLKDIP, from the coding sequence AGCAGCGCTACCGCGATCGCCACGGACGGATCAAAATCATGCCCGGATTGATGAAAGAGGACGTACCGCTGGAGTCTGTCTACACGGCCATCAAGCTGCTAGATGACAGAAGCCGTCGATACTTTCGCACCGAGCAAGACTTGGAAGAAGCCTATCGTCAGTCAGCACGTCGGAGTTTTCAATTAGGAACGGGTAAACGACATGACGGAATGGAGGTCGCTAACCAGCACCAATTTTTGATGGTTCTGGGTGCGCCAGGAATTGGGAAGTCCACATTTCTACGAAAACTGGGCATGGAAGCGCTGAAACCGGATAGTCAACTCCAGAAGGGGCAGATTCCTGTTTTCATTGAGTTGAAGACAATGAAAGACCCTGGACTCAACTTAGTTGAGGTGATTGCAAAAGAATTTGAGGTCTGTGGATTTCCTGCGGCTCAAGACTTTACGAACTGTGCCATAAGCCAGGGGAAATTACTCATTCTGTTTGATGGACTGGATGAAGTACCTACGTTGAACCTCAACCATGTCACGGAATGTATTGAAAACTTTGTTGACCAGTACGATCAAAACTGTTTTGTTGCATCCTGTCGGATTGCCGCCTATAAAAGCAGCTTCAGGCGTTTTACGGATGTCACAATTGCCGAATTTGATGATGAACAGATTGAGCAGTTCATCCGGCGTTGGTTTCACTCAGATTTGGACAACAGAGAAAAGACAGCGGACAAATATTGGCAACTCTTATCGCAGCCAGAGCACAAAGCCACTAAGGAATTAGCACAAACACCGCTCTTATTGACGTTTCTCTGCCTTGTCTATGATAGAGAGCAGATACTTCCCCCGAATCGCAGCACACTGTATGGTGATGCACTCAATATCTTGATGAAAGAGTGGTCGGCCCAAAAACGGTTGGAGCGCGACCCCATTTATGAAGGCTTTCACCCGGATCTAGAGAAGGAACTGTTAGCTCAGATTGCCTACGACAGTTTTAAGCAAGACCAACTCTTTTTCTCGAAGAAAGACATCACAGAGCGGATCGCCGAATTTCTGGCGGACACACTCAACGCGCCAAAACACTTAGACGGTGCTGCGGTGCTCAAAGCCATCGAAGTGCAGCAAGGCATACTGGTTGAACGCGCCACAAATACCTATTCCTTCTCACACTTGACGATTCAAGAGTATCTCACTGCTCAGTACATTGTTGACCAAGGGCTCGTGGATGAACTCGTTGAGCAGCATATCATCGATAAGCGATGGCGTGAGGTCTTCTTACTCGTGGCAGGGCTGCTGAGGGGGAGGATTCAGACACTTCTATCCAAAATGGAAAAGAGTGCAGGGGTGTATGCTGCCAAGAGTCAAAAAGTGGAAAACCTGATTGCTTGGGCGCAATACATTACAGACACCCAAAATGCCTCCCTGAATACCAGGGCTGCTGCATTAAGTATCGCCAGCGCCAGCAACAGAAACATCGACATCGACATCGCCAGAGCCAGCGGCATCGACATCACCATCGACATCGCCAGAGACATCGCCATCGACATCGCCAGAGCCAGAGACATCGACATCGACATCGACAGAACCAGAGCCAGAGCCAGAGACATCGACAGAGCCATCGCCATCGCCAGAGACAGCGCCAGAGACAGCGCCAGTCTTATCTATGCTATTCAAGACAACATTTTCACATCGAAGACCTTAGAAGAGTTGCCTAAAAAATTAAATCAGTTACAAGAATCAATTCCGAGAAGAGATGCACCATCTCAAGAGTGGAAAGATTGGGCTAATCGCTTGCTAGAAGCGTGGCTCAACGGGTTTAATCTCACAAAGGAAAATACTAGCTTTACAAAGGAGGAAGCTCAAACTCTAGTAAATTACCTTTACATCACCGAACTTCTCATCCGTTGCAAAGAAGCTGCGACCCGTATTTCTAAGAAAGATTGGGAAGCAATGG